A genomic region of Dreissena polymorpha isolate Duluth1 chromosome 4, UMN_Dpol_1.0, whole genome shotgun sequence contains the following coding sequences:
- the LOC127876947 gene encoding follistatin-like isoform X1 gives MCGCQTVIVTSMFILDVQKPSTVICSVVYLIVMFATGSVTGKLCEYKSGSFDRFRASKGCRNVINTVQIIGKIVQKGGVCWALVNRSTGLCTDAFHVNMSKEECCNTEGGDAVSWTPHTVTSDVFYLNFFADGASSCQPCHKTCATVKCEPNKMCVMRQGVPKCVCGSHCTSSLGDKGKVCGTDGTQYKNECMLRKINCETGLNTQVDYYGKCRKSCRKVTCRLGSRCLEDQDGFPHCARCDTRCTRHYDVGQPVCGVDGRTYNNTCELKAAICRNGKSIRIAYEGQCNKKYSCSNFKCKIGQTCLANPDNGQPVCFTCTDICFTPKRTEVCGTDERTYASYCHLTLTSCRTRLFITTKRSGKCRKKLGNLERYKLPDEALNTQNETDTQKLKKRSRKQRRKQIKQNKRQHIKIRRNKANGQSRKTNAVSTSSEKIDKPG, from the exons ATGTGTGGATGCCAGACGGTCATTGTTACCAGCATGTTCATACTGGACGTTCAGAAGCCATCGACCGTAATCTGCAGTGTAGTCTACCTCATCGTGATGTTCGCAACGGGCTCAGTAACTGGTAAGTTGTGTGAGTATAAATCTGGCAGCTTCGATCGTTTTCGTGCAAGCAAAGGATGCAGAAATGTAATTAACACGGTGCAAATCATTGGAAAAATAGTGCAGAAAG GCGGGGTGTGTTGGGCCTTAGTGAACCGGTCGACGGGGCTGTGTACTGACGCGTTCCACGTGAATATGAGCAAAGAAGAGTGCTGCAACACAGAAGGAGGTGACGCCGTGTCTTGGACGCCCCACACCGTTACCAGTGATGTATTCTACTTAAACTTCTTCGCCGATGGCGCCAGCTCATGTCAACCATGCCACA AAACATGTGCGACAGTGAAGTGCGAACcaaacaaaatgtgtgttatgagACAGGGCGTTCCGAAGTGTGTTTGCGGGTCACACTGTACCTCCAGTTTAGGCGACAAAGGCAAAGTATGCGGAACGGATGGTACACAGTACAAGAACGAATGCATGCTGCGAAAAATCAACTGCGAGACTGGTCTAAACACACAAGTCGATTACTATGGCAAATGTCGAA aATCGTGTCGCAAAGTAACATGTAGGCTAGGGAGCCGGTGTCTGGAGGACCAGGACGGGTTTCCCCACTGCGCCCGCTGCGATACAAGGTGCACACGTCACTATGACGTTGGCCAACCAGTGTGTGGGGTTGATGGGCGAACATACAACAACACGTGCGAACTTAAGGCTGCAATTTGTCGAAATGGAAAGAGCATTCGGATAGCGTATGAAGGCCAGTGTAATA AAAAGTATTCGTGTTccaattttaaatgcaaaatcGGACAAACATGTTTGGCAAATCCGGACAACGGTCAACCAGTCTGTTTCACGTGCACCGACATTTGTTTCACACCCAAGCGCACCGAAGTGTGCGGCACAGACGAGAGAACCTACGCCAGTTATTGCCACTTGACGCTGACCTCTTGTCGAACTCGTTTGTTTATAACGACGAAACGAAGCGGGAAATGCAGAAAAAAGTTAGGCAATTTAG AACGTTATAAGTTGCCAGATGAAGCATTGAACACCCAGAACGAGACGGACACTCAAAAGCTAAAGAAACGTTCACGGAAGCAACGCAGGAAGCAAATAAAACAGAACAAGAGACAACACATTAAAATAAGACGTAATAAGGCAAACGGACAATCTAGGAAAACAAACGCGGTTTCTACGAGCTCAGAGAAAATAGACAAAC CAGGATGA
- the LOC127876947 gene encoding follistatin-like isoform X3 produces the protein MCGCQTVIVTSMFILDVQKPSTVICSVVYLIVMFATGSVTGGVCWALVNRSTGLCTDAFHVNMSKEECCNTEGGDAVSWTPHTVTSDVFYLNFFADGASSCQPCHKTCATVKCEPNKMCVMRQGVPKCVCGSHCTSSLGDKGKVCGTDGTQYKNECMLRKINCETGLNTQVDYYGKCRKSCRKVTCRLGSRCLEDQDGFPHCARCDTRCTRHYDVGQPVCGVDGRTYNNTCELKAAICRNGKSIRIAYEGQCNKKYSCSNFKCKIGQTCLANPDNGQPVCFTCTDICFTPKRTEVCGTDERTYASYCHLTLTSCRTRLFITTKRSGKCRKKLGNLERYKLPDEALNTQNETDTQKLKKRSRKQRRKQIKQNKRQHIKIRRNKANGQSRKTNAVSTSSEKIDKPG, from the exons ATGTGTGGATGCCAGACGGTCATTGTTACCAGCATGTTCATACTGGACGTTCAGAAGCCATCGACCGTAATCTGCAGTGTAGTCTACCTCATCGTGATGTTCGCAACGGGCTCAGTAACTG GCGGGGTGTGTTGGGCCTTAGTGAACCGGTCGACGGGGCTGTGTACTGACGCGTTCCACGTGAATATGAGCAAAGAAGAGTGCTGCAACACAGAAGGAGGTGACGCCGTGTCTTGGACGCCCCACACCGTTACCAGTGATGTATTCTACTTAAACTTCTTCGCCGATGGCGCCAGCTCATGTCAACCATGCCACA AAACATGTGCGACAGTGAAGTGCGAACcaaacaaaatgtgtgttatgagACAGGGCGTTCCGAAGTGTGTTTGCGGGTCACACTGTACCTCCAGTTTAGGCGACAAAGGCAAAGTATGCGGAACGGATGGTACACAGTACAAGAACGAATGCATGCTGCGAAAAATCAACTGCGAGACTGGTCTAAACACACAAGTCGATTACTATGGCAAATGTCGAA aATCGTGTCGCAAAGTAACATGTAGGCTAGGGAGCCGGTGTCTGGAGGACCAGGACGGGTTTCCCCACTGCGCCCGCTGCGATACAAGGTGCACACGTCACTATGACGTTGGCCAACCAGTGTGTGGGGTTGATGGGCGAACATACAACAACACGTGCGAACTTAAGGCTGCAATTTGTCGAAATGGAAAGAGCATTCGGATAGCGTATGAAGGCCAGTGTAATA AAAAGTATTCGTGTTccaattttaaatgcaaaatcGGACAAACATGTTTGGCAAATCCGGACAACGGTCAACCAGTCTGTTTCACGTGCACCGACATTTGTTTCACACCCAAGCGCACCGAAGTGTGCGGCACAGACGAGAGAACCTACGCCAGTTATTGCCACTTGACGCTGACCTCTTGTCGAACTCGTTTGTTTATAACGACGAAACGAAGCGGGAAATGCAGAAAAAAGTTAGGCAATTTAG AACGTTATAAGTTGCCAGATGAAGCATTGAACACCCAGAACGAGACGGACACTCAAAAGCTAAAGAAACGTTCACGGAAGCAACGCAGGAAGCAAATAAAACAGAACAAGAGACAACACATTAAAATAAGACGTAATAAGGCAAACGGACAATCTAGGAAAACAAACGCGGTTTCTACGAGCTCAGAGAAAATAGACAAAC CAGGATGA
- the LOC127876947 gene encoding follistatin-like isoform X2 codes for MCGCQTVIVTSMFILDVQKPSTVICSVVYLIVMFATGSVTGKLCEYKSGSFDRFRASKGCRNVINTVQIIGKIVQKGGVCWALVNRSTGLCTDAFHVNMSKEECCNTEGGDAVSWTPHTVTSDVFYLNFFADGASSCQPCHKTCATVKCEPNKMCVMRQGVPKCVCGSHCTSSLGDKGKVCGTDGTQYKNECMLRKINCETGLNTQVDYYGKCRKSCRKVTCRLGSRCLEDQDGFPHCARCDTRCTRHYDVGQPVCGVDGRTYNNTCELKAAICRNGKSIRIAYEGQCNKKYSCSNFKCKIGQTCLANPDNGQPVCFTCTDICFTPKRTEVCGTDERTYASYCHLTLTSCRTRLFITTKRSGKCRKKLGNLERYKLPDEALNTQNETDTQKLKKRSRKQRRKQIKQNKRQHIKIRRNKANGQSRKTNAVSTSSEKIDKR; via the exons ATGTGTGGATGCCAGACGGTCATTGTTACCAGCATGTTCATACTGGACGTTCAGAAGCCATCGACCGTAATCTGCAGTGTAGTCTACCTCATCGTGATGTTCGCAACGGGCTCAGTAACTGGTAAGTTGTGTGAGTATAAATCTGGCAGCTTCGATCGTTTTCGTGCAAGCAAAGGATGCAGAAATGTAATTAACACGGTGCAAATCATTGGAAAAATAGTGCAGAAAG GCGGGGTGTGTTGGGCCTTAGTGAACCGGTCGACGGGGCTGTGTACTGACGCGTTCCACGTGAATATGAGCAAAGAAGAGTGCTGCAACACAGAAGGAGGTGACGCCGTGTCTTGGACGCCCCACACCGTTACCAGTGATGTATTCTACTTAAACTTCTTCGCCGATGGCGCCAGCTCATGTCAACCATGCCACA AAACATGTGCGACAGTGAAGTGCGAACcaaacaaaatgtgtgttatgagACAGGGCGTTCCGAAGTGTGTTTGCGGGTCACACTGTACCTCCAGTTTAGGCGACAAAGGCAAAGTATGCGGAACGGATGGTACACAGTACAAGAACGAATGCATGCTGCGAAAAATCAACTGCGAGACTGGTCTAAACACACAAGTCGATTACTATGGCAAATGTCGAA aATCGTGTCGCAAAGTAACATGTAGGCTAGGGAGCCGGTGTCTGGAGGACCAGGACGGGTTTCCCCACTGCGCCCGCTGCGATACAAGGTGCACACGTCACTATGACGTTGGCCAACCAGTGTGTGGGGTTGATGGGCGAACATACAACAACACGTGCGAACTTAAGGCTGCAATTTGTCGAAATGGAAAGAGCATTCGGATAGCGTATGAAGGCCAGTGTAATA AAAAGTATTCGTGTTccaattttaaatgcaaaatcGGACAAACATGTTTGGCAAATCCGGACAACGGTCAACCAGTCTGTTTCACGTGCACCGACATTTGTTTCACACCCAAGCGCACCGAAGTGTGCGGCACAGACGAGAGAACCTACGCCAGTTATTGCCACTTGACGCTGACCTCTTGTCGAACTCGTTTGTTTATAACGACGAAACGAAGCGGGAAATGCAGAAAAAAGTTAGGCAATTTAG AACGTTATAAGTTGCCAGATGAAGCATTGAACACCCAGAACGAGACGGACACTCAAAAGCTAAAGAAACGTTCACGGAAGCAACGCAGGAAGCAAATAAAACAGAACAAGAGACAACACATTAAAATAAGACGTAATAAGGCAAACGGACAATCTAGGAAAACAAACGCGGTTTCTACGAGCTCAGAGAAAATAGACAAAC GATGA
- the LOC127876949 gene encoding uncharacterized protein LOC127876949 produces the protein MKTKWTYEQIIVLILLAVLTGIRPAAVLNNNIVIPLKQSANNDTGGVADNEDAAKEQNPQVPPIFFPSSGVVNETSNVTENMDDDTTTVTAVVNATAQKTVGPQTRNKPSTNTLTTTATSSATTILTTRFSSTVAQTTTIPITTPEATKPANLTTLSTKAVTEKPTSKLTSTAVPTSTQTHSKHATDSPTSGSTLTTVKPTTTTTVVMPSTEPSTKFSETSSAKNTSISANKSAVSVSISHTPELPVTQTAVPEVTNSSLTELFNSTISNTNITNNFLSSKADDRNSHDTFWPIAMGLTMGIPSLIVLGVTVAVLYKKRRHGAHRGLLSSMYEEN, from the exons ATGAAAACGAAATGGACATACGAACAGATA ATCGTGCTTATATTACTGGCGGTTCTGACTGGAATTCGACCCGCAGCCGTACTTAACAACAACATCgttattcctttaaaacaatCGGCGAACAACGACACAGGAGGTGTCGCAGATAATGAGGACGCAGCAAAAGAACAGAATCCACAGGTACCTCCAATATTTTTTCCTTCGTCTGGAGTGGTGAACGAAACAAGCAATGTAACTGAAAATATGGACGACGACACGACCACTGTAACTGCAGTTGTGAATGCGACAGCACAGAAAACGGTAGGTCCTCAAACTAGAAACAAGCCGTCGACAAATACACTAACTACAACAGCAACGTCATCAGCAACAACGATACTGACTACACGTTTTTCTTCTACAGTAGCACAAACAACAACGATACCAATAACAACACCAGAAGCTACCAAGCCAGCAAATCTAACGACATTGTCTACAAAAGCGGTGACAGAAAAGCCAACTAGTAAACTAACATCAACAGCAGTACCAACATCGACACAAACGCATTCAAAACACGCAACAGATTCGCCTACATCTGGAAGTACTTTAACAACTGTTAAACCCACAACAACAACGACGGTCGTTATGCCATCCACAGAACCATCTACAAAATTTTCGGAAACATCTTCTGCTAAAAACACGTCAATATCAGCAAACAAAAGCGCAGTGTCGGTGTCAATATCTCATACCCCAGAATTACCAGTGACACAAACAGCCGTACCTGAGGTTACCAACTCTAGCTTGACTGAATTGTTTAACTcaacaatatcaaacacaaacattacaaacaatttCTTGAGTTCAAAAGCTGATGACCGTAACTCCCATGATACATTCTGGCCCATAGCGATGGGTCTGACCATGGGAATTCCTTCTTTGATTGTGCTCGGTGTCACGGTAGCCGTGCTATACAAAAAGCGTCGTCACGGCGCACACAGGGGACTGTTGTCTTCAATGTACGAAGAGAATTGA